A portion of the Macaca mulatta isolate MMU2019108-1 chromosome 2, T2T-MMU8v2.0, whole genome shotgun sequence genome contains these proteins:
- the RETNLB gene encoding resistin-like beta, with protein MGPSSCHLLILIPLLQLVIPGSTQCSLDSVMDKKIKDILNRLEYSPSPVSKKLLCTSVKSQGRLASCPAGMSVTGCACGYGCGSWDVQGGTTCHCQCSVMDWTTARCCYLA; from the exons ATGGGGCCTTCCTCTTGCCACCTTCTCATCCTCATCCCCCTTCTCCAGCTGGTCATCCCAGGGAGTACTCAGTGTTCCTTAGACTCCGTTATGGATAAGAAGATCAAGGATATTCTCAACCGTCTAG AGTACAGTCCCTCTCCCGTAAGCAAGAAGCTCTTGTGTACTAGTGTCAAGAGCCAAGGCAGGCTGGCCTCTTGCCCTGCTG GGATGAGTGTCACTGGCTGTGCTTGTGGCTATGGCTGTGGTTCGTGGGATGTTCAGGGGGGAACCACCTGCCACTGCCAGTGCAGTGTGATGGACTGGACCACTGCCCGCTGCTGCTACCTGGCCTGA